A part of Desulfotomaculum nigrificans DSM 574 genomic DNA contains:
- a CDS encoding aldehyde ferredoxin oxidoreductase family protein has product MYGYGGNILRINLSTGEIKKQPLDEVMAREWVGQRGFIAKILWDELKPGIDPLGPENKLIMSTGPLAGTLVPAGGKVSFGAKSPATGIYGESCVGGHIAAEMKYAGYDVIILEGQASRPSYIYINDDQVEIKDAAHLWGKGAIQTEKALKDELGEEFQICTIGPAGEKLVKYACISHDFGRQAGRTGMGTVMGSKNIKAIAIYGSKSIPLADLPATVAKAKEMLQGCFAKENLNEWQDYGTAGVPCWANSIGAFPTRNFQSSYLEGNETLDGKLMRQKMLVTDKGCFGCPSPCGKYCYVPGYDVYVEGPEYETTALIGGSCVFTDIEKVGYLNYLCDELGLDTISAGNVIGFAMECYEKGVITKEQVGREIKFGDVESFKFLVEQIVARQGIGHILAEGVKYAAEQFGGDSIKYAIQVKGLEWSGYESRSAPSNMLAYMTCDLGAHHSRAWSVTHDIAVGRKVLDGKAKKVVDLQHIRPFFDLIGCCRLQWVEIGFELEHYPEVCRLVTGFDYSQEELMQISEKVWNLTRAFAWREIADFGRQYDYPPARFYEEAVTTGPNAGDFIPKEHLDKLLDDYYQLRGWDKNGLPTKEKLNSLGLQFVVEELLKQGRKLS; this is encoded by the coding sequence ATGTACGGTTACGGTGGTAACATACTAAGAATTAACCTGTCAACCGGGGAAATCAAAAAACAACCCCTTGATGAAGTTATGGCCAGAGAGTGGGTTGGTCAACGGGGATTCATCGCCAAAATTCTTTGGGATGAATTAAAGCCTGGTATTGATCCCCTGGGTCCTGAGAATAAGCTAATTATGTCCACCGGACCCCTGGCCGGAACTCTGGTGCCAGCGGGCGGGAAAGTAAGTTTTGGGGCCAAATCACCGGCCACTGGTATTTACGGGGAAAGCTGTGTGGGCGGTCATATTGCCGCCGAAATGAAATATGCCGGCTATGATGTGATTATCCTGGAAGGCCAGGCCAGTAGGCCCAGTTATATTTATATCAATGATGACCAGGTGGAAATAAAGGATGCCGCACACCTGTGGGGTAAAGGCGCTATCCAAACCGAAAAAGCCCTGAAGGATGAATTGGGTGAAGAATTCCAAATCTGTACCATAGGCCCCGCCGGCGAGAAATTAGTTAAATACGCTTGTATTTCCCATGATTTTGGTCGGCAGGCGGGCCGTACCGGTATGGGTACTGTGATGGGTAGCAAAAATATTAAGGCCATTGCCATTTATGGTTCTAAAAGCATTCCTCTGGCCGATCTACCAGCCACGGTGGCCAAGGCCAAGGAAATGTTACAGGGGTGCTTTGCCAAGGAAAACTTGAACGAGTGGCAGGATTACGGTACTGCCGGGGTGCCCTGTTGGGCCAATTCCATCGGCGCCTTCCCCACCCGTAACTTCCAATCCTCCTACCTAGAAGGCAACGAAACCCTGGATGGTAAGTTAATGCGGCAAAAAATGCTGGTGACTGATAAGGGATGTTTTGGTTGCCCCAGCCCCTGTGGTAAATACTGTTATGTACCGGGTTACGATGTGTATGTGGAAGGACCGGAGTATGAAACCACCGCATTAATTGGTGGCAGCTGTGTATTCACCGACATAGAAAAGGTAGGGTATTTAAACTACCTATGTGATGAATTAGGTTTAGACACCATTTCTGCGGGTAACGTTATTGGTTTCGCCATGGAGTGCTATGAAAAGGGTGTTATCACCAAAGAACAGGTTGGCCGGGAAATTAAATTTGGCGATGTGGAGTCCTTCAAATTTTTAGTGGAGCAAATTGTGGCTAGACAAGGAATTGGCCACATACTGGCCGAAGGAGTTAAATATGCAGCGGAGCAGTTTGGCGGCGATTCCATTAAATACGCTATCCAAGTCAAGGGCCTGGAATGGAGCGGCTATGAGTCCCGCAGTGCACCGTCCAACATGCTGGCTTATATGACCTGTGATTTAGGTGCCCACCATAGCCGGGCCTGGTCTGTTACCCACGATATCGCTGTGGGCAGAAAAGTGCTGGATGGTAAGGCCAAAAAGGTGGTTGATTTGCAGCATATTAGACCTTTCTTTGATCTCATAGGTTGCTGCCGCTTACAGTGGGTGGAAATTGGTTTTGAACTAGAACATTACCCGGAGGTATGCCGCTTAGTTACCGGCTTTGACTACAGCCAGGAAGAGTTAATGCAAATTTCCGAGAAGGTTTGGAATCTAACCAGGGCCTTTGCCTGGCGTGAAATAGCTGACTTTGGCCGTCAGTACGACTACCCGCCGGCTCGCTTCTACGAAGAAGCCGTAACCACCGGTCCCAATGCCGGAGATTTCATTCCTAAAGAACATCTGGATAAACTACTGGACGATTATTATCAACTACGTGGCTGGGACAAAAATGGCCTGCCTACCAAAGAAAAACTAAATTCTTTAGGTTTGCAATTTGTAGTGGAGGAATTGCTCAAACAGGGGAGAAAGTTATCTTAA
- a CDS encoding 4Fe-4S binding protein, which yields MLAQNGIPTPEDIAEVLPPAERLAKGPVAIAECFQNIPCDPCYHSCKQGAIKEFTDINQRPQIDFDKCNGCGSCMSRCPGLAIFVVDATFSEQEALVKIPYEFLPIPQVGETVTAINRAGQAVGEARVVKVQNSKVQDRTAVVWLAVAKDLMMEVRHFKTKEVR from the coding sequence ATGCTGGCACAAAACGGCATCCCGACACCGGAGGACATAGCCGAGGTACTACCACCGGCAGAAAGGTTGGCTAAAGGGCCGGTAGCCATTGCCGAGTGCTTCCAAAATATTCCCTGCGATCCCTGTTATCACAGTTGTAAGCAGGGGGCCATTAAAGAATTTACAGATATAAATCAGCGTCCGCAAATTGATTTTGACAAGTGCAACGGCTGTGGATCATGCATGAGTCGTTGTCCGGGTTTAGCTATATTTGTGGTTGATGCTACCTTTTCCGAGCAGGAGGCGTTAGTTAAGATTCCCTATGAATTTTTACCTATTCCCCAGGTGGGTGAAACAGTCACGGCCATTAACCGGGCCGGCCAGGCTGTGGGAGAAGCCCGGGTGGTTAAGGTACAAAACAGTAAAGTCCAGGATCGGACTGCGGTGGTATGGTTGGCGGTGGCTAAAGATTTAATGATGGAAGTACGGCACTTCAAGACTAAGGAGGTACGGTAA
- a CDS encoding 2-oxoacid:ferredoxin oxidoreductase subunit beta codes for MLPEIEQYFRLEKLPHMWCPGCGNGIILHCLVKAIDKLCLDQDQTSIVSGIGCAARASGYLDFDTLHTTHGRALAFATGVKLAKPELNVFVLTGDGDCTAIGGNHFIHAARRNINLTTIVFNNNIYGMTGGQYSPMTPNASRATTSPYGNLERPFNLAELAIAAGATFVGRASTYHTKLLTDLIIEGYRNKGFSLIEVITHCPTSFGRQNKMGSPADMLKWQRDHGVTALRYDNLTPEERVGKFVVGVLHKDEAPEYTAEYQKLVEKFLGR; via the coding sequence ATGCTCCCAGAGATTGAACAATATTTTCGTTTGGAAAAGTTACCCCATATGTGGTGCCCCGGCTGCGGCAACGGTATCATCTTGCATTGCTTGGTCAAGGCCATTGATAAACTGTGTTTGGATCAGGATCAAACCAGCATTGTTTCGGGCATTGGCTGCGCCGCCAGAGCCTCCGGTTACCTGGATTTTGATACCTTGCATACCACCCATGGCCGGGCTTTGGCCTTTGCCACCGGTGTCAAGTTGGCTAAACCGGAGCTTAATGTATTTGTCCTAACCGGTGATGGTGACTGTACGGCCATTGGGGGTAATCATTTTATTCATGCCGCCAGGCGCAATATTAACCTTACCACCATAGTATTTAATAACAACATTTACGGCATGACCGGTGGTCAATACTCCCCCATGACACCCAACGCCAGTCGCGCCACCACCTCCCCCTACGGCAACCTGGAGCGTCCCTTTAATCTGGCAGAACTGGCCATAGCGGCCGGAGCCACCTTTGTGGGGAGAGCCAGCACCTATCATACTAAACTACTGACCGATCTAATTATTGAGGGATATAGAAATAAGGGATTTTCGCTGATTGAGGTTATTACCCACTGCCCGACCTCCTTTGGGCGGCAAAACAAGATGGGTTCACCGGCAGATATGTTGAAATGGCAACGGGATCACGGTGTAACAGCCCTGCGCTATGATAATTTAACCCCGGAAGAGCGGGTAGGTAAGTTTGTGGTGGGTGTACTGCATAAGGACGAGGCGCCGGAGTATACGGCGGAATACCAGAAGTTAGTGGAAAAATTTCTGGGGAGGTAA
- a CDS encoding NAD(P)/FAD-dependent oxidoreductase, with translation MNKTADIVIIGGGVIGCSIAYNLAKKGAKNIILIERKYLTSGATGRCGAGVRMQFGTETNCLLAKKSIEMFEQLEEELGYDDSIEFKQGGYLLLAYTEKMVEQFHKNLGVQHKLGIPSRWVTPAEAKEIVPHLNTQGLLGATFCGKDGHCNPFKTTDAYVKAARRLGVEIMTYTEVTKLLAKDGKITGVETNKGVIESPVVVCCAGAYSRDLAATIGIELPLHPERHQILVTEPVEMIQEPMVMSFYHGLYCQQVPHGSFVMGIGDPNEPKEFNYNSSWQFLHEMAAKVTFLLPPLANLRVVRQWAGQYDMTPDRQQILGSVPGTEGFYLAAGFSGHGFMISPMTGKLMAEYILGEETSLPIDMFDFTRFARGQLFVEPSVV, from the coding sequence ATGAATAAAACTGCGGATATTGTTATTATCGGCGGCGGCGTCATTGGCTGCTCCATTGCTTATAACCTGGCTAAAAAAGGTGCTAAAAACATTATCTTAATTGAACGGAAGTATCTCACCAGCGGTGCCACCGGACGCTGTGGAGCGGGGGTACGTATGCAGTTTGGTACCGAAACCAACTGCCTGCTGGCTAAAAAAAGTATAGAAATGTTTGAGCAACTAGAAGAAGAACTTGGTTATGACGATAGCATTGAATTTAAACAGGGAGGTTATTTACTGCTGGCCTATACCGAGAAAATGGTGGAGCAATTCCACAAAAACTTGGGTGTGCAGCATAAACTGGGTATTCCCTCCCGCTGGGTTACCCCTGCCGAAGCGAAGGAAATTGTCCCCCACTTAAACACCCAGGGACTCCTGGGGGCCACCTTTTGTGGTAAAGACGGGCACTGTAACCCATTTAAGACCACCGATGCTTACGTCAAAGCAGCCCGGCGGCTGGGCGTGGAAATTATGACCTATACAGAAGTAACTAAATTGCTGGCCAAAGACGGTAAAATTACCGGCGTTGAAACAAATAAAGGAGTTATCGAGAGTCCCGTGGTGGTATGCTGCGCCGGGGCTTATTCCCGGGATTTGGCAGCCACCATAGGCATTGAATTACCACTTCATCCGGAACGACACCAAATTCTAGTAACAGAACCGGTGGAAATGATACAAGAACCCATGGTTATGAGTTTTTACCATGGCCTGTACTGCCAGCAGGTACCCCATGGCAGTTTTGTTATGGGCATTGGTGATCCTAATGAACCCAAGGAATTTAACTATAATTCCAGTTGGCAGTTCTTGCATGAAATGGCGGCTAAAGTTACCTTCTTACTACCACCCCTGGCTAACCTCAGGGTGGTACGGCAATGGGCCGGTCAGTACGACATGACTCCAGATCGGCAGCAAATTTTAGGCAGTGTGCCCGGCACAGAAGGCTTTTATTTGGCTGCCGGCTTTTCCGGTCACGGTTTTATGATCTCCCCCATGACCGGGAAATTAATGGCCGAATACATTTTAGGCGAGGAAACCAGTCTACCCATCGATATGTTTGACTTTACCCGCTTTGCCCGGGGACAGTTATTTGTGGAACCATCAGTTGTCTAG
- a CDS encoding 2-oxoacid:acceptor oxidoreductase subunit alpha: MSQEPRLVQGNEACAEGAIYAGMRFYAGYPITPSTEIAEILAKRLPQVGGKFIQMEDEIASMAAVIGASLTGAKSMTATSGPGFSLKQENIGYASMAEIPCVIVNVQRLGPSTGVATAPAQGDVMQARWGTHGDHPAIVVSPSSVRETFDLTVRAFNLAEKFRVPVIILMDEVVGHMREKVTLPEPGDLPIFNRVKPDCDRESYYPYRAQENEAPPMALFGEGYRFHVTGLFHDESGFATEKPDIVARQLRRLHHKISYNLDQVISYESQQTENAELVVIAYGGTYRAVARAVKLARAAGLKVGTFRPQTIWPFPEEAVSSLAQAGKKLLVVEMNYGQLLLEVQRVAGGRCGVYSCLQADGELTKPETILNKIREVY, from the coding sequence ATGAGCCAAGAACCTCGCCTGGTGCAGGGCAATGAAGCCTGTGCTGAAGGAGCTATCTATGCCGGTATGAGATTTTATGCCGGTTATCCCATTACCCCTTCCACCGAAATAGCCGAAATTTTAGCCAAAAGATTACCCCAGGTGGGTGGCAAATTCATTCAAATGGAAGATGAGATTGCCAGCATGGCAGCCGTGATAGGGGCATCTCTCACCGGGGCTAAAAGTATGACTGCCACCAGTGGACCGGGGTTCTCGCTAAAACAGGAGAATATCGGTTATGCCTCCATGGCGGAAATCCCCTGTGTCATCGTCAACGTACAAAGGCTGGGTCCCAGCACCGGGGTGGCTACGGCTCCGGCCCAGGGCGATGTGATGCAGGCTCGTTGGGGAACCCACGGGGATCATCCCGCCATCGTGGTATCCCCGTCCTCAGTACGGGAGACCTTTGACCTAACCGTGCGGGCCTTCAATTTAGCGGAGAAATTTCGGGTGCCTGTGATTATCCTGATGGATGAAGTGGTGGGGCACATGAGAGAGAAGGTAACCCTACCTGAGCCGGGAGATTTACCCATTTTTAACCGAGTTAAACCCGATTGTGACCGGGAAAGTTATTACCCTTACCGGGCCCAAGAAAACGAAGCACCCCCCATGGCCCTTTTTGGTGAAGGTTACCGTTTCCATGTCACCGGACTGTTCCATGATGAAAGCGGGTTTGCCACGGAAAAACCGGACATTGTGGCCAGGCAACTGCGAAGACTGCATCATAAGATATCTTATAATCTAGACCAGGTCATCTCGTACGAAAGTCAACAAACAGAGAATGCGGAACTGGTGGTAATAGCCTATGGCGGCACCTACCGGGCGGTGGCCCGGGCAGTAAAATTAGCCCGGGCGGCAGGCCTAAAAGTAGGCACCTTTAGACCGCAAACCATCTGGCCCTTCCCGGAAGAGGCCGTCAGCAGTTTAGCCCAGGCTGGCAAGAAATTGCTGGTGGTGGAAATGAATTACGGTCAATTACTATTGGAAGTACAGCGGGTGGCTGGTGGTAGGTGTGGGGTTTATAGCTGCCTGCAAGCTGACGGCGAGTTAACCAAGCCGGAAACCATTTTAAATAAAATAAGGGAGGTGTACTAA
- a CDS encoding 4Fe-4S binding protein: MRIALNEARCSGCRTCQVICSLHNFAENNPKKAAVKIVGHFPAPGRFEIKICNQCGVCAAVCQFEAIAEKDGVYVIDREKCTGCGECIEACPSNAMVKHPAETAPIKCVACGECVTLCQRGALYDADVREVQ; the protein is encoded by the coding sequence TTGAGAATTGCTTTAAACGAAGCTCGTTGTTCCGGCTGCCGTACCTGCCAGGTGATTTGCAGCCTGCACAACTTTGCGGAAAACAATCCTAAAAAAGCTGCTGTGAAGATAGTTGGACATTTTCCGGCACCTGGACGTTTTGAAATAAAAATTTGTAACCAGTGTGGTGTTTGCGCTGCAGTGTGCCAGTTTGAGGCCATTGCCGAAAAAGACGGTGTTTATGTAATAGACAGGGAAAAATGTACTGGCTGTGGTGAATGTATCGAAGCCTGCCCCTCTAACGCCATGGTTAAGCACCCGGCAGAAACAGCACCTATTAAATGTGTAGCCTGTGGTGAATGTGTGACATTATGTCAGCGGGGAGCATTATATGATGCCGATGTCAGGGAGGTGCAGTAA
- a CDS encoding NAD(P)/FAD-dependent oxidoreductase codes for MLNTEIVIVGGGPAGLSAALKASQLGAEVTLVDRNDYLGGQLIKQTHRFFGSKQQRASERGIDIARQLASEVKNCEKIKIMTEATALGYYEDGVLLVQQHNKIIPLKPQRLIIATGGAEKSLLFPNNDLPGVYGAGAVQTLVNVYGVKPGNKVLMVGAGNIGVIVSYQLLQAGIEVVGIIEAAPRIGAYWVHAAKVVRAGVPIYTRYTIKRAIGEKEVTGATIVQLDDNWQPIPGTEKDVATDVICLAVGLTPLTELLWQAGCKMVYVPQLGGHVPLRNENLETSVPGIYVAGDVAGIEEASAAMMEGALAGLNAAASLDYSSENLASDRQNIMDQLTGLRSGPVGEKIRQGLTQVIF; via the coding sequence GTGCTAAATACGGAAATTGTCATCGTTGGGGGTGGCCCGGCAGGATTGTCAGCGGCCCTGAAAGCCTCCCAACTGGGAGCGGAAGTTACTCTGGTTGATCGCAATGATTATTTAGGTGGTCAATTAATTAAACAAACTCACCGTTTTTTTGGTTCCAAACAACAGCGAGCTTCCGAAAGAGGGATAGATATTGCCCGCCAGTTGGCCAGTGAAGTCAAAAACTGTGAAAAAATAAAGATTATGACCGAAGCCACCGCCCTGGGTTATTATGAGGACGGCGTTTTGTTAGTACAGCAGCATAACAAAATTATTCCCCTTAAACCTCAGCGGCTGATCATTGCCACCGGCGGGGCGGAAAAAAGTTTATTATTCCCTAATAATGACCTACCGGGCGTTTACGGGGCCGGTGCAGTACAAACACTGGTCAATGTTTATGGTGTAAAACCAGGTAACAAAGTACTGATGGTGGGAGCCGGTAATATTGGGGTTATCGTCAGTTACCAACTGCTGCAAGCGGGTATTGAAGTGGTGGGCATCATCGAAGCAGCTCCCCGCATTGGTGCTTATTGGGTACACGCTGCTAAGGTGGTGCGGGCTGGGGTACCCATTTATACCCGGTATACCATTAAGCGGGCCATTGGTGAAAAGGAAGTCACCGGAGCCACCATTGTGCAACTGGATGACAACTGGCAACCTATCCCGGGTACGGAAAAGGATGTGGCCACTGATGTTATTTGCCTGGCCGTTGGCCTAACACCCCTTACGGAACTATTGTGGCAAGCCGGTTGTAAGATGGTTTATGTACCCCAACTGGGAGGTCACGTTCCTTTACGTAATGAGAATTTGGAAACTTCGGTGCCTGGTATTTATGTGGCTGGTGATGTGGCGGGTATTGAAGAAGCGTCTGCAGCCATGATGGAAGGAGCCTTAGCCGGGTTAAATGCTGCAGCCAGTCTGGACTATAGCAGTGAGAACCTGGCTTCCGATCGACAAAATATAATGGACCAGCTAACTGGTCTACGTTCCGGTCCGGTAGGGGAAAAGATCAGGCAAGGTTTGACCCAGGTAATTTTTTAG
- a CDS encoding 4Fe-4S dicluster domain-containing protein, translated as MTDPSSVPRLRPTGVVINQAWCKKCGICIAFCAKGVLSFGEGNRVEVAQPDNCVGCGICENFCPDYAITLEVEN; from the coding sequence GTGACAGATCCTTCATCAGTACCAAGGTTAAGACCCACTGGCGTGGTAATTAACCAGGCCTGGTGCAAAAAATGCGGCATCTGCATTGCCTTCTGCGCCAAAGGGGTACTGTCTTTTGGGGAAGGAAACCGGGTAGAAGTGGCCCAACCGGATAACTGTGTAGGATGCGGTATTTGTGAAAATTTCTGCCCTGATTATGCCATAACCCTGGAGGTGGAAAACTAA
- a CDS encoding sigma-54-dependent Fis family transcriptional regulator, whose translation MHKGFLTVREMLYKDLLLVSPESTIGEVREKGIPKRPVVLVMEGTKLVGVLLWKDVINRQVASDVPVNKLMKRDFSSLDQEDLDREILAFLPELRYHALICRDHQGNILGVLSYDQVFHDLALRVCEIEARLNAVVETVDEAICIVDSSDVVLTWNSRAEELYGIKADEIIGQPINKYFSNIIVTKINRDWQEIRALQHQPVAGTHVLINATPVRLGPKIIGAVSAERDVTEIVQLNQKLNQASSQVKRLEREIKQMSTGRNPFANIKGHHKRLIEIINVARKVAPTNAVVLLRGESGTGKELVAKAIHEASPRANKSFTVINCAAIPPTLFESEMFGYDGGAFTGADKKGKTGVFEKADGGTLFLDEVGELPLDMQVKLLRVLQDGEFSRVGGSTPIKVDVRIIAATNRDLEEMIREGTFREDLYYRLNVVSLEIPPLRERREDIPELVYLFLHEFSQLYNKQITKLEPGVMATFLAYPWPGNIRQLKNVIERMVILTEGDTVTEATIPESIKTAYQQDQATTTVGLASVTEQTERDLIIRTLKQVNGNRSEAARMLGIPRSTLYYKMHQLGIM comes from the coding sequence ATGCATAAAGGGTTTTTGACAGTAAGAGAAATGCTATATAAAGATTTGTTGCTGGTGTCTCCTGAGAGTACCATTGGCGAAGTTAGGGAAAAGGGAATTCCCAAACGTCCGGTGGTACTGGTCATGGAAGGTACTAAATTGGTTGGCGTGCTCCTATGGAAGGACGTCATTAACAGGCAGGTTGCATCTGATGTGCCGGTGAATAAACTGATGAAACGTGATTTTTCTTCCCTTGATCAAGAGGATTTAGACAGAGAAATACTTGCCTTTTTACCGGAGTTAAGGTACCATGCTTTGATTTGCCGGGACCATCAGGGTAATATACTGGGTGTGTTATCTTATGATCAGGTGTTTCACGATTTAGCCCTGCGGGTATGTGAAATTGAGGCAAGATTAAATGCCGTGGTGGAAACGGTTGATGAGGCAATTTGTATTGTGGACAGTTCTGATGTGGTACTTACCTGGAACAGCCGGGCTGAAGAATTATATGGGATAAAGGCAGATGAAATAATTGGCCAGCCCATTAACAAATATTTCTCCAATATTATTGTTACCAAAATAAATCGGGATTGGCAGGAGATTCGTGCCCTACAGCACCAACCTGTGGCAGGAACTCATGTTTTAATCAATGCTACCCCGGTTCGACTGGGACCAAAGATTATTGGCGCTGTCTCTGCTGAAAGAGATGTCACAGAAATTGTTCAGCTTAATCAAAAATTAAATCAAGCCAGTTCCCAGGTAAAGCGGTTAGAGAGAGAAATTAAACAAATGAGTACCGGCAGAAATCCCTTTGCTAACATTAAAGGTCACCATAAGCGGTTAATTGAAATAATCAATGTAGCCAGAAAAGTTGCTCCCACCAATGCGGTGGTATTGTTACGGGGTGAAAGCGGTACCGGTAAGGAATTAGTGGCCAAAGCCATCCATGAAGCCAGTCCCAGGGCAAATAAAAGCTTTACCGTGATAAATTGCGCAGCTATCCCCCCAACTTTGTTTGAAAGCGAAATGTTTGGCTATGACGGCGGGGCCTTCACTGGAGCGGACAAGAAAGGAAAGACTGGTGTTTTCGAAAAGGCAGACGGGGGTACTTTATTTTTAGACGAAGTGGGGGAATTACCCTTAGATATGCAGGTAAAGCTGCTACGGGTGCTGCAGGACGGCGAGTTTTCCCGGGTAGGTGGTTCAACTCCCATTAAGGTTGACGTACGCATCATAGCTGCCACCAACCGTGATTTAGAGGAAATGATACGTGAAGGCACCTTTAGAGAAGATCTATATTATCGGCTTAATGTGGTATCCCTGGAGATTCCTCCCTTAAGGGAACGTCGTGAAGATATACCTGAGTTGGTCTACTTATTCCTCCACGAATTCAGCCAGCTTTATAACAAGCAAATTACTAAGCTGGAACCGGGGGTTATGGCTACCTTCCTGGCTTACCCCTGGCCTGGGAACATCAGGCAATTAAAAAATGTAATTGAAAGAATGGTGATCTTGACCGAAGGTGACACGGTTACCGAAGCCACCATTCCTGAATCTATCAAGACCGCTTACCAGCAAGATCAAGCCACTACCACAGTGGGACTGGCCTCGGTAACAGAGCAGACCGAAAGAGATTTAATTATCCGCACTTTAAAACAAGTTAACGGAAACCGTTCCGAGGCTGCACGTATGCTAGGTATTCCCAGAAGTACTCTCTATTATAAAATGCATCAGTTGGGAATTATGTAG
- a CDS encoding (2Fe-2S)-binding protein produces MCEHNKDVTIMCRCEDITAEEVRAYIAQGVTDLEQLKRLLRVGMGPCQGRTCTPLIVNELALATGRPVQEIPLTVFRPPTTPVKLGVLAGGTDHE; encoded by the coding sequence ATGTGTGAGCACAATAAGGACGTGACCATTATGTGTCGCTGCGAAGATATTACCGCCGAAGAAGTTCGGGCCTACATTGCTCAAGGGGTAACGGATTTGGAGCAACTGAAGCGTTTATTGCGGGTTGGTATGGGCCCCTGCCAGGGTCGTACCTGTACCCCGCTCATTGTCAACGAATTGGCCCTGGCTACCGGACGTCCGGTGCAGGAGATTCCCCTCACTGTTTTTCGGCCGCCCACCACTCCGGTAAAACTTGGCGTGCTGGCGGGAGGTACCGATCATGAATAA
- a CDS encoding MoaD/ThiS family protein has translation MQIKIKVTGLLTEYFPVGKGILPLHIEKPLTIKEILKLIPLSHELVMTVLVNGQRQDLSYIPPDEAEIVLISPLAGG, from the coding sequence TTGCAGATAAAAATTAAAGTCACTGGTCTGCTAACAGAATATTTCCCAGTCGGCAAAGGAATACTGCCGCTGCACATAGAAAAGCCCCTTACGATTAAAGAAATTCTAAAGCTTATTCCGCTGAGCCATGAACTGGTTATGACTGTGTTGGTCAACGGGCAGCGTCAAGATTTATCTTATATACCACCGGACGAGGCGGAGATTGTCTTAATTTCACCGTTGGCAGGGGGATAA
- a CDS encoding (2Fe-2S)-binding protein: MRIEKHPILEFQPRRKVKFIFNGQELEGYEGETIAAALHAAGIRIMRESAHLHRPRGLFCNIGNCSSCLMVVNGEPNVRVCVERLQAGMVVETQKGKGELKC, encoded by the coding sequence ATGCGGATAGAAAAACACCCAATTCTGGAATTTCAGCCCAGACGAAAAGTTAAATTTATTTTTAATGGCCAAGAATTGGAGGGCTATGAAGGTGAAACCATTGCCGCCGCCCTGCATGCGGCCGGTATTCGTATCATGCGGGAAAGTGCCCACCTGCATCGTCCCAGGGGCTTGTTCTGTAACATTGGTAATTGTTCCTCTTGTTTGATGGTAGTAAACGGCGAACCAAATGTTAGGGTTTGTGTTGAGAGATTACAGGCAGGTATGGTGGTGGAAACCCAAAAGGGAAAGGGTGAGTTAAAGTGCTAA
- a CDS encoding 2-oxoacid:acceptor oxidoreductase family protein, giving the protein MAGTWEVRLSGSGGQGLILAGIILAEAAVIDGQNVVQTQSYGPAARGGASKAEVIISSEEIDYPKVDRPDVFLGLNQESVLKYMAGCKENSLAIVDSGLVNYIPASLAKVYALPITETARKQVGRELVANAVALGAMAALSGMVSRQAVTTALLRRVPKGTEDMNRKALELGFALGDQAMARARVSQN; this is encoded by the coding sequence ATGGCAGGAACTTGGGAGGTAAGACTTAGCGGATCCGGAGGCCAGGGACTGATCCTTGCCGGAATTATTTTGGCCGAGGCGGCCGTTATTGACGGCCAAAATGTGGTCCAGACCCAATCCTACGGGCCGGCGGCCCGTGGTGGTGCCAGCAAAGCTGAAGTTATTATCAGTTCGGAGGAAATTGATTACCCCAAGGTGGACCGCCCGGATGTTTTTCTGGGTTTAAATCAGGAATCTGTATTAAAGTATATGGCCGGCTGTAAAGAAAATAGTCTGGCCATAGTGGATTCGGGTCTGGTTAATTACATCCCCGCCAGTCTGGCTAAAGTTTATGCCCTGCCCATTACCGAAACTGCTCGCAAACAAGTGGGCCGGGAGTTGGTGGCCAATGCGGTGGCTCTGGGGGCTATGGCCGCTCTATCCGGCATGGTCAGTCGGCAGGCTGTCACCACCGCTCTGCTAAGGAGAGTACCCAAAGGTACTGAAGACATGAACCGTAAAGCACTGGAGCTGGGTTTTGCACTGGGCGACCAGGCAATGGCCCGAGCCCGAGTCAGTCAAAATTAA